TTGAGCAGCGGATGATCTTCGAGCATCTCGATGGCAGTCAGAAGGGCGGTGGCCGCGACCTTGCTTGCGCCCATATGGGCCGCAATGATCGCCTTGGCCTCGCGGGTGTCCTTGCCGATCACAGCCGCAGCGTGTTCCCGGCAAAACGCCCAGCCGCCGTCGCGGGTCTCGCGGCTCGATCCCGGAGAGATATGGCCTTCGCCCCAGCCGATCCGGCCGTCGGCATCGCGCACCTCGACGATGATCGGCTCGAACTCGGTGAAGGTCCGGTACGACAGCACGTAAGGCCGGATGAGGGGCAGGCGGACCGTGCGCAGCGTCAGCGTGTGGAGCTTCATCGATCGACCTCAACGTCCGCTCGGGTCATGTCCCGCCTCAAAGCTGCACGCCGCTCGCCTTGATCGGTCCGGACCACTTCTTGATTTCCTCGGCGACGAATTTGGCGAGATATTCCGGTGTCATGCGATCGGGCCCGACGAGGTCGGAGCCGATCGCCTTCAGCCGCTCCTGCATGGCGGGCGTGCTGACCGCGGCGACGGCTGCGGCGTTGAGCTTGCGCACGATCGCATCCGGCGTGGCCCGGGGCAGGAACAGCGCGTACCAGCTCGGAATGTCGAAGCCGGTCAGGCCTTGCTCGTCGGCGGTCGGCACATCCGGCAGGCCAGGCGAGCGCTTCTTGCTCAAGGTCGCGATCGCTGTCACGGATTGCCCGGTGATCTGCGGGATCGCAGTCGGCACGCTCGGGCATTGGTAATCGATGCGGCCGGCGATCAGGTCCTGCATGGCCTGGCCGCCGCCTCGATAGGGCACGTGCGTGACGTTGATGCCGATCGCCATGTTCAGCAGCACGCAGGCCAGATGATTGGAACCGCCGAGACCTGCC
The Rhodoplanes sp. Z2-YC6860 genome window above contains:
- a CDS encoding Bug family tripartite tricarboxylate transporter substrate binding protein, which translates into the protein MVAPFAAGGSTDAIARIVAEGLGAQLRQSVIVENVGGAGGMTGTNRVAKAPPDGYQFVLGNVGTHAQNQTLYKAPLYDALNDFAPVALIMDQALVLVTRKDFPANNLQEFIAYTKANQTKLQYASAGLGGSNHLACVLLNMAIGINVTHVPYRGGGQAMQDLIAGRIDYQCPSVPTAIPQITGQSVTAIATLSKKRSPGLPDVPTADEQGLTGFDIPSWYALFLPRATPDAIVRKLNAAAVAAVSTPAMQERLKAIGSDLVGPDRMTPEYLAKFVAEEIKKWSGPIKASGVQL